AGTGTAATACTCTACGCCGACAGGGTCACGTCTTCTATGGGGAACGCGATATCCGAAACTAACAGAAGAAGGCGTATACAGGAGGAATACAACAGGGAGCACGGGATTACTCCTACGAGCATAAGGAAATCTGTGACCGATATATTGTCCACGATATACGAGGCCGACTATTATACTGTGCCTCTTGAGAGAACGGCGGAAGAGCTCGATGTAGCGCCCGAGAAAATATCCAAAACCATAACCGCGCTTGACAGGGAGATGAAAGAGGCGGCGAAGAATCTCGAGTATGAAACGGCTGCGCAAAAGAGAGACCAGATAAAAAGGCTCCGGGAGCTCGAGATAAAATATCTGGGCGAGGGCGGAGAAGACACCAAGGGAGCGTAGATCAGGGGGCGAGATGCCCCTTCAGGCTCTCGGCCAGTTTTCTACTGAAACCGGGGACAGACGCTATCTCTTCCACCGTTGCCCCCCTGATTCTGGATACTGTCCCGAAGTGTTTTATCAGCTCCTTTTTGCGCTTTACACCGATGCCCGGGACGTCGTCAAGCTCGGACTTTATAGCCCTTTTCCCCCGGAGCTTTTTGTGATAGGTAATGGCGAACCTGTGGGCTTCGTCCCTGATCCTCATCAGCAGAAACAACACCTGCGAGTTTTTTGAGAAAACAATCGGATTTTTTCTTCCGTATATATAAATCTTGTCGCTTTCCCCCTCCCTACCCTTCGCTATCGAGGCGAGATCCACCTCGTCGAGGCGGCCTATTTCATCGAGCGCCTGACGCGCTATGTTCAGCTGTCCCTTCCCGCCGTCTATGAGTATCAAATCCGGAGGCCCCCATCCCTCTTCCTCCGCCCTGCCGAGCCTTCTCTTCAGCACCTCATACATCATTGCGTAGTCGTTCGGCCCTTCCACAGTTTTTATCCTGTAAGTCCGGTACCCCTCCTTCGAGGGCTTCCCGCTTTCGAATCTCACAAGCGAGGCAACAGCTAAGTCCCCCTGAATATTGGATATATCGAAGCACTCTATAGAAGCGGGAAGCCTTTCAAGGTGAAGCGAGGATTTAAGTCTTTCCAGCAGGTCGAGCTCCCCGAGCTCCCTTGCGTGCTTCCTCTGGAAGCTCTCCAGCGCGTTCCTGTTGGCAAGCTCCGACTGGCCGGCTTTTATCCCCCGCTCGGGCGCTTCGACGGCCACTTTCCTGCCCCGCTTCTCCGAGAGCCATTCTGAAAAGGCCGCCCTCCCCTCCACGTCAAACGGAATAATTATCTCTCCGGGAATAAACCTGCTTCCCCCGTAGAACTGTGAGAGAAATTCGGCCAGCAGCTCCCCTTCGGCGCCGGTAGCATTTTTAAACGAGTATTCCGTCTTATCCACGAGGCTTCCGCCCCTTGAGAACAGAACCGAAAACTCGGCATGCTGCCCCTCCCTGTAAAAGCCGACTATATCCCTGTCCTTGGTTCCGGGCGTTATAAACATCTGATTATCGATGTTTTTCTCAAGGAGCCTGATCTGATCCCTGTAGTGGGCGGCGTCCTCGTACCTTGTCTCCTCAGACGCCTTGTTCATATTCTTCTTAAGCAGGTCTATTATTTGCCTTTTCTCTCCCCTCAGAAACATCTTCGCCTGCTCTACCACTTCCTTGTACCCCTCCTCTCCCACCTTATCGGCGCAGGGTCCGAGACAAAGGCCCATATAATAGTTAAGGCAGGGCCTCGAAGAGTGCCGCTTGAACTTCTCATCCGTACAGTCCCGGAGCGGGAACACTTTATGAATGAGCCTCTTGGCCTTCTTGAGCGCGTCCGCCGACGCGAAAGGGCCGTAGTATAGGGCCCCGTCTTTCAAGACTCTCCTAGTAAGGGAGAGCCGGGGGAACTTCTCCTTCGGGTCGAGT
This genomic stretch from Deltaproteobacteria bacterium harbors:
- a CDS encoding UvrB/UvrC motif-containing protein; protein product: SVILYADRVTSSMGNAISETNRRRRIQEEYNREHGITPTSIRKSVTDILSTIYEADYYTVPLERTAEELDVAPEKISKTITALDREMKEAAKNLEYETAAQKRDQIKRLRELEIKYLGEGGEDTKGA
- the uvrC gene encoding excinuclease ABC subunit UvrC; this encodes MSLTRGKVVSVPASTGVYLLKDKKGRSVYIGKAKDLRSRVFSYLNDAEDAQRPHIAYLMNEAEDIDYFVTSNEREALILENSLIKQKKPKYNIRLRDDKNYLSLRLDPKEKFPRLSLTRRVLKDGALYYGPFASADALKKAKRLIHKVFPLRDCTDEKFKRHSSRPCLNYYMGLCLGPCADKVGEEGYKEVVEQAKMFLRGEKRQIIDLLKKNMNKASEETRYEDAAHYRDQIRLLEKNIDNQMFITPGTKDRDIVGFYREGQHAEFSVLFSRGGSLVDKTEYSFKNATGAEGELLAEFLSQFYGGSRFIPGEIIIPFDVEGRAAFSEWLSEKRGRKVAVEAPERGIKAGQSELANRNALESFQRKHARELGELDLLERLKSSLHLERLPASIECFDISNIQGDLAVASLVRFESGKPSKEGYRTYRIKTVEGPNDYAMMYEVLKRRLGRAEEEGWGPPDLILIDGGKGQLNIARQALDEIGRLDEVDLASIAKGREGESDKIYIYGRKNPIVFSKNSQVLFLLMRIRDEAHRFAITYHKKLRGKRAIKSELDDVPGIGVKRKKELIKHFGTVSRIRGATVEEIASVPGFSRKLAESLKGHLAP